A genomic segment from Janthinobacterium sp. 64 encodes:
- a CDS encoding efflux RND transporter periplasmic adaptor subunit: MQPTFSLTSPRTSGAIAVLCATVIMAGCSKKQEAPHAQQAPQVVVFTVNPAALPMSAELPGRTNAYQVADVRPQVGGLIQKRLFVEGSDVKAGTALYQIDSATYQAAANSAKAALSKAKANLLTAGPKASRYKELVAIEGVSRQEYDDAIAAFEQAKADVESATAALESANINLRYSTVTAPISGRTSRSSVTAGALVTAGQAEALTTVQQLDPIYVDVTQSSTDLLRLKRQMADGSLKKVGEGQAKVDLILPDGSKYGESGKLQFAGVTVDPTTGNVILRALFPNPKGELLPGMYVRAQLETGVDEKAITVPQVGVTRNQKGQATAMILNKENKVEQRVLTTSGTVGTNWLVTSGLAAGDRVIVEGLQKVKPGAPAVAVPAKAEAAPAPAPAAAAAASAASAAASAASAH; this comes from the coding sequence ATGCAACCAACCTTTTCCCTGACGTCGCCGCGTACGAGCGGCGCTATTGCCGTTCTGTGCGCCACTGTAATCATGGCCGGCTGCAGTAAAAAACAGGAAGCACCTCACGCGCAGCAAGCGCCACAGGTGGTCGTGTTTACTGTTAATCCGGCCGCGTTGCCGATGAGCGCCGAATTGCCCGGCCGTACGAATGCCTACCAGGTCGCCGATGTGCGCCCGCAAGTCGGCGGCTTGATCCAGAAGCGCCTGTTTGTCGAGGGTAGCGATGTGAAAGCGGGCACGGCCCTGTACCAGATCGATTCCGCCACCTACCAGGCGGCCGCCAATTCGGCCAAGGCCGCCTTGTCGAAAGCCAAGGCCAACTTGCTGACGGCCGGTCCGAAAGCGTCGCGCTACAAGGAGCTGGTTGCCATCGAAGGCGTGAGCCGCCAGGAATACGATGATGCCATCGCCGCGTTCGAGCAAGCCAAGGCAGACGTCGAGTCCGCCACCGCGGCGCTGGAATCGGCCAACATCAACCTGCGCTACAGCACCGTGACGGCACCGATCAGTGGCCGCACCAGCCGCTCGTCCGTGACGGCCGGCGCGCTGGTCACGGCAGGCCAGGCCGAAGCCCTGACCACCGTGCAGCAACTCGATCCGATCTACGTCGACGTGACCCAGTCGAGCACCGACCTGCTGCGCCTGAAGCGCCAGATGGCCGACGGCTCGCTGAAGAAAGTGGGCGAAGGCCAGGCCAAGGTCGACCTGATCTTGCCGGACGGCAGCAAGTACGGCGAATCGGGCAAGCTGCAGTTCGCCGGCGTGACGGTCGATCCGACCACCGGTAACGTGATCTTGCGCGCGCTGTTCCCGAACCCGAAAGGCGAATTGCTGCCAGGCATGTACGTGCGTGCGCAGCTGGAAACGGGCGTCGATGAAAAAGCCATCACCGTGCCGCAAGTGGGCGTGACGCGCAACCAGAAGGGCCAGGCAACCGCCATGATCCTGAATAAGGAAAACAAGGTCGAGCAGCGCGTGCTGACCACCAGTGGCACCGTCGGCACCAACTGGCTGGTGACGTCCGGCCTGGCCGCAGGCGACCGCGTGATCGTGGAAGGCTTGCAAAAAGTCAAGCCAGGCGCGCCAGCCGTTGCCGTGCCGGCCAAGGCTGAAGCTGCTCCTGCTCCTGCTCCTGCCGCTGCCGCTGCCGCTTCTGCCGCTTCTGCCGCCGCATCGGCTGCCAGCGCCCACTAA
- a CDS encoding TetR/AcrR family transcriptional regulator, with amino-acid sequence MNQVEKKHPDPERANTRRKQVLDAAESCFSRRGFHGASMAEISKAAGMSAGHIYNYFDSKDAIIAAFVMKNTERVSNLMQDLAQREDPLQSVIDNAGEHVLESLDPKTWVMPLEIFAEASRNPAIAEMLHCADRRSRALFLTIIRDARIKRGLPADEEMLEGRLNAMIAMYQGLPVRVVHNPDVKVEPLIAGFRIVLTALLLSE; translated from the coding sequence ATGAACCAAGTTGAAAAGAAGCATCCGGATCCCGAGCGCGCCAACACGCGGCGCAAGCAGGTCCTCGATGCGGCCGAAAGCTGTTTCAGCCGCCGCGGCTTTCACGGCGCCAGCATGGCCGAGATATCGAAAGCGGCCGGCATGAGCGCGGGCCACATCTATAATTATTTTGACAGCAAGGATGCGATCATCGCCGCCTTCGTCATGAAGAACACCGAGCGGGTGTCGAACCTGATGCAGGATCTGGCGCAGCGCGAAGACCCGCTGCAGTCGGTGATCGACAATGCGGGCGAGCATGTGCTGGAAAGCCTGGATCCGAAAACGTGGGTGATGCCGCTGGAAATTTTTGCCGAGGCCTCGCGCAATCCCGCCATTGCCGAAATGCTGCATTGTGCCGACCGGCGTTCGCGCGCCTTGTTCCTGACGATCATCCGCGACGCGCGCATCAAGCGCGGCCTGCCGGCCGACGAAGAGATGCTCGAAGGGCGCTTGAATGCCATGATCGCCATGTACCAGGGCTTGCCCGTGCGCGTGGTGCACAATCCCGACGTCAAGGTCGAACCGCTGATCGCCGGTTTCCGCATCGTCCTGACGGCGCTGCTGCTGAGCGAATAG
- a CDS encoding AlpA family phage regulatory protein → MNEVQKFLRLAAVIEVTGRSRNTILRGAKDGSFPSPVHVSPRAIAWIPAEVAKWQKNASTRVKEEVRCQAMPRGVM, encoded by the coding sequence ATGAACGAAGTCCAAAAATTTCTTAGACTGGCAGCCGTAATCGAGGTCACAGGCAGGTCGCGCAACACCATTCTTCGCGGCGCGAAAGATGGCAGTTTCCCATCGCCCGTTCATGTCAGCCCACGGGCAATTGCATGGATTCCCGCCGAAGTCGCCAAGTGGCAGAAAAATGCATCGACGCGAGTAAAGGAAGAAGTAAGGTGTCAGGCGATGCCGCGAGGGGTAATGTGA
- the adeC gene encoding AdeC/AdeK/OprM family multidrug efflux complex outer membrane factor, whose amino-acid sequence MKKTLLSMAALALLAGCSLAPTYERPAAPAPTAWPTGPSYKADTAAADAKPVADVAWREFFADARLRQVLELALANNRDLRVSILNIEKARATYGIERAALIPTLSASGGQSATRISKNASPTGEASINRQYTANLGVSAYELDFFGRVRSLSDSALEQYLGTEEARRAQQISLVAEVASTYLNLVADQQRLRVAQDTLKSQQSSYDLAVRRFSAGATSGLDKYDAQTSVESARSDVAVYTSQVALDQNALVLLVGGPVPADLLPPAEFGAVTALADIPSGVPSDVLQRRPDVLAAERTLRAANANIGAARAAFFPRISLTATAGSVSDNLSGLFKGGSGTWSFLPQISLPIFDGGVNRANLDIAKVQREISVAQYEKAIQIAFREVSDALAQRGTIDERLQSQVSLVEASTKSYTIHDARYKQGAESYLNALVAQRALYTAQQSLITARLAKSTNLVTLYKVLGGGWQPEQTAVAAAGGAQ is encoded by the coding sequence ATGAAAAAAACGCTACTTTCCATGGCGGCACTGGCTTTGCTGGCCGGTTGCAGCCTGGCTCCCACGTACGAGCGTCCGGCAGCGCCGGCGCCCACGGCGTGGCCGACCGGTCCTTCCTACAAGGCCGACACGGCCGCCGCCGATGCCAAGCCGGTGGCGGACGTCGCCTGGCGCGAGTTCTTTGCCGATGCGCGTTTGCGCCAGGTACTGGAACTGGCGCTGGCCAACAACCGCGACCTGCGCGTCTCGATCCTGAACATCGAGAAGGCGCGTGCCACCTACGGCATCGAACGCGCCGCCCTGATCCCGACCTTGTCGGCCTCGGGCGGCCAATCGGCCACGCGTATTTCGAAAAACGCCAGCCCGACGGGCGAAGCGTCCATCAATCGCCAGTACACGGCGAACCTGGGCGTCTCGGCCTACGAGCTGGACTTCTTCGGCCGCGTGCGCAGCCTGTCCGACAGCGCGCTGGAACAATACCTGGGCACGGAAGAAGCACGCCGTGCACAGCAGATCAGCCTGGTGGCCGAAGTGGCCAGCACCTATCTGAACCTGGTGGCCGACCAGCAGCGCCTGCGCGTGGCGCAAGATACCTTGAAGAGCCAGCAGTCGTCGTATGACCTGGCCGTGCGCCGCTTCAGTGCCGGTGCGACTTCCGGCCTGGACAAATACGATGCCCAGACCAGCGTGGAATCGGCCCGTTCCGACGTGGCCGTCTACACGAGCCAGGTGGCGCTGGATCAAAACGCGCTGGTGCTGCTGGTGGGCGGCCCCGTGCCGGCCGACCTGCTGCCGCCAGCCGAGTTCGGCGCCGTGACGGCGCTGGCGGACATTCCGTCCGGCGTGCCGTCGGACGTGCTGCAACGCCGTCCCGACGTGCTGGCGGCCGAGCGCACCTTGCGCGCTGCCAACGCCAACATCGGCGCGGCGCGCGCGGCCTTCTTCCCGCGCATTTCGCTGACGGCGACGGCGGGTTCTGTCAGCGACAACCTGTCCGGCCTGTTCAAGGGCGGCAGCGGCACGTGGAGTTTCTTGCCGCAGATCAGCTTGCCGATCTTCGATGGCGGCGTGAACCGCGCCAACCTCGATATCGCCAAAGTGCAGCGTGAAATCTCCGTGGCGCAATACGAAAAGGCGATCCAGATCGCCTTCCGTGAAGTGTCCGATGCGCTGGCCCAGCGCGGCACCATCGACGAGCGCCTGCAGTCGCAGGTCTCGCTGGTCGAAGCGTCGACGAAGAGCTACACCATCCACGATGCGCGCTACAAGCAGGGCGCCGAGTCCTACCTGAACGCCCTGGTGGCCCAGCGCGCGCTGTACACGGCGCAGCAAAGCCTGATCACGGCGCGCCTGGCCAAATCGACCAACCTGGTGACCTTGTACAAGGTGCTGGGCGGCGGTTGGCAACCTGAGCAGACAGCCGTCGCGGCGGCTGGCGGCGCCCAATAA
- a CDS encoding ATPase domain-containing protein, whose translation MTAQAHGLAQHDGADGPDALLSTGVPGLDTVLTGGLLAERLYLVEGVPGTGKTTLALQFLAEGARNGVPVLYIALAESEIELRGAALSHGWDLAGIAIEEVAPSDDILDPERQYTIFHPSEIELASTNQRILAAIEKHRPARLVLDSLSELQLLAENPLRYRRQVVALKRYLASRHCTTLLIDDRSALDDGLQVRSVAHCVISLELQNQAYGNDRRRVRVVKYRGVPFRSGTHDYKIAHEGLVVYPRLVAAETRRDGAHRRLSSGVPELDAMTGGGLEEGMSTLISGPAGSGKSTLAAQFVHAATARGEPCAMFLFEEARSKLLNRADSVGMRLQAALDTGLLSAQQIDPAELTPGEFAQAVVDAAQQGARVIVIDSLNGYMHAVPDERFQSTYLHELLNYLGQHGVATLLVGVQQNMLGTVMTTSADASYLADGVIMLRYYETEGEVRQAISVFKKRGSAHERSIRRFDISAQGIRIGPALAGFHGILSGLPTIGGTPFP comes from the coding sequence ATGACGGCACAAGCTCATGGATTGGCGCAGCACGATGGCGCGGACGGCCCGGACGCGCTGCTGTCGACGGGCGTGCCCGGTCTCGACACCGTACTCACGGGCGGCTTGCTGGCCGAACGCCTGTACCTGGTCGAAGGCGTGCCCGGCACAGGCAAGACCACCCTGGCGCTGCAATTTCTGGCCGAAGGGGCGCGCAATGGCGTACCCGTACTGTATATCGCCCTGGCCGAATCCGAAATCGAGCTACGCGGCGCGGCCCTGTCGCACGGCTGGGACCTGGCCGGCATCGCCATCGAAGAAGTGGCGCCCAGCGACGACATCCTCGACCCCGAGCGCCAGTACACCATCTTCCACCCGTCCGAGATCGAGCTGGCCTCGACCAACCAGCGCATCCTGGCCGCCATCGAAAAACACCGGCCCGCCAGGCTGGTACTCGACTCATTATCCGAATTACAACTACTGGCGGAAAACCCCCTGCGCTACCGGCGCCAGGTGGTGGCGCTGAAGCGCTACCTGGCCAGCCGGCACTGCACTACCTTGCTGATCGATGACCGTTCCGCGCTCGATGACGGCTTGCAAGTACGTAGCGTGGCCCATTGCGTGATCTCGCTGGAGCTGCAAAACCAGGCGTATGGCAATGACCGGCGCCGCGTGCGCGTGGTGAAATACAGGGGCGTGCCGTTTCGCAGCGGCACGCACGACTACAAGATCGCCCATGAGGGCCTGGTCGTCTATCCGCGCCTGGTGGCGGCCGAGACGCGCCGCGACGGCGCCCACCGGCGCCTGTCGAGCGGCGTGCCCGAGCTTGACGCCATGACGGGCGGCGGCCTGGAAGAAGGCATGAGCACGCTCATTTCCGGCCCGGCCGGCAGCGGCAAGTCCACGCTGGCGGCGCAATTCGTGCACGCGGCCACGGCCCGCGGCGAACCGTGCGCCATGTTCCTGTTCGAGGAAGCGCGCAGCAAGCTGCTGAACCGGGCCGACAGCGTGGGCATGCGCCTGCAGGCGGCGCTCGACACAGGCTTGCTGAGCGCACAGCAGATCGATCCGGCCGAGCTGACACCGGGAGAATTCGCCCAGGCCGTCGTCGACGCGGCGCAGCAGGGCGCCAGGGTCATCGTCATCGATAGCCTGAACGGCTACATGCATGCGGTGCCCGACGAACGCTTCCAGAGCACCTATCTGCATGAACTGCTCAATTACCTGGGCCAGCACGGCGTGGCCACCCTGCTCGTCGGGGTGCAGCAAAACATGCTGGGCACCGTGATGACCACCTCGGCCGACGCCAGCTACCTGGCTGACGGCGTCATCATGCTGCGCTATTACGAAACGGAAGGCGAGGTGCGGCAAGCCATTTCCGTCTTCAAGAAACGCGGCAGTGCGCACGAACGCAGCATCCGCCGCTTCGACATCAGCGCACAGGGCATCCGCATCGGCCCGGCCCTGGCCGGCTTTCACGGCATCCTGTCGGGCTTGCCCACCATCGGCGGCACGCCTTTCCCCTAG
- a CDS encoding efflux RND transporter permease subunit, protein MARFFIDRPIFAWVVAIVIMLAGVISILSLPIAQYPSIAPPSISISGSYPGASAKTVEDAVTQVIEQKMKGIDGLRYMSSSSDATGGISITLTFTSGTNPDIAQVQVQNKLQLATPLLPTAVTQQGLVVSKATKNFLMVFGFISENGKMDQTDLSDYVAANVVDPLSRVPGVGDVTLFGSQYAMRIWLNPAKLQSFNLTPADVITAVQAQNAEVSAGELGGTPSVKGQQLNATVSAQSRLQTVEQFGAILLKTTTNGAMVYLKDVASMELGRENYNTVARYNGHAATGVAIKLATGANALDTANAAKAMLGTLSKQFPEGMSYQVAFDTTPFVKLSIEEVVKTLVEAVILVFLVMYLFLQNFRATLIPTMAVPVVLLGTFGILNAFGYSINTLTMFAMVLAIGLLVDDAIVVVENVERVMSEEGLSPLEATRKSMTQITGALVGIAMVLSAVFVPMAFFGGSTGVIYRQFSITIVSSMVLSVIVALVFTPALCATLLKPVEKGHHATNKGFFGWFNRSFDSSSNKYQGMVGSMIRHRARSMLLYVLLLAGLVFVFMRLPTSFLPEEDQGILFTQIQLPTGATQERTLKVIEQVEDHFMNSEKDNVASVFAVAGFSFGGNGQNTGIAFVRLKDWSLRKDVAQKAPAVAGRAMGKLLQIKDAMVFTFAPPAVLELGNATGFDMQLQDIGGVGHDALMAARNQLLGMASQNPAMVGVRPNGQEDTPQYKIDIDQQKATALGLQISEINRVLSVGWGSSYVNDFLDRGRVKKVFIQGDASSRMLPEDLNKWFVRNTAGQMVPFSAFATGKWIYASPRLERYNGLPSVEILGTPAPGQSTGAAMNAMEAMVAQLPPGIGFSWTGVSLEERESGSQTPQLYALSLLIVFLCLAALYESWSIPFSVLLVVPLGVIGAVLGTWFFGLSNDVYFQVGLLTVVGLSAKNAILIVEFAKEMQESGMSLLDATLHAVRLRLRPILMTSIAFGLGVLPLAISSGAGSGSQNAIGIGVLGGMLTATFLGIFFVPVFFVLVRGFFSKPDAPATPATPGSPAVTLSKDAH, encoded by the coding sequence ATGGCCCGTTTTTTCATTGACCGCCCGATTTTTGCCTGGGTGGTCGCGATCGTCATCATGCTTGCCGGCGTGATTTCGATCCTCAGCCTGCCGATCGCGCAGTACCCGAGCATCGCTCCGCCGTCGATTTCGATCAGCGGCTCCTACCCTGGCGCTTCCGCCAAGACCGTGGAAGATGCCGTCACCCAGGTCATCGAACAAAAGATGAAGGGTATCGACGGCTTGCGCTACATGTCTTCGTCGAGCGATGCCACTGGCGGCATCAGCATTACGCTGACATTTACCAGCGGCACCAATCCCGACATTGCTCAGGTGCAGGTACAGAACAAGCTGCAGCTGGCCACGCCACTGCTGCCGACGGCTGTCACGCAGCAGGGTCTCGTCGTGTCGAAAGCGACGAAGAACTTCCTGATGGTATTCGGCTTCATTTCCGAAAACGGCAAGATGGACCAGACCGACTTGAGCGACTATGTCGCCGCCAACGTCGTCGATCCGCTCAGCCGCGTGCCGGGCGTGGGCGATGTGACCCTGTTCGGTTCGCAGTACGCCATGCGCATCTGGCTCAATCCGGCCAAGCTGCAAAGCTTCAACCTGACCCCGGCGGACGTGATCACGGCCGTGCAGGCGCAAAATGCGGAAGTGTCGGCCGGTGAACTGGGCGGCACGCCGTCCGTCAAGGGCCAGCAGCTGAACGCGACCGTCTCGGCGCAAAGCCGCTTGCAGACGGTGGAGCAGTTCGGTGCCATCTTGCTGAAAACCACGACCAACGGTGCCATGGTGTACCTGAAGGACGTGGCCAGCATGGAACTGGGCCGTGAGAACTACAACACCGTGGCCCGCTACAACGGCCATGCGGCCACCGGCGTGGCGATCAAGCTGGCGACGGGCGCCAACGCGCTCGATACGGCCAATGCGGCGAAAGCCATGCTGGGCACGCTGAGCAAGCAATTCCCTGAAGGCATGAGCTACCAGGTGGCGTTCGACACCACCCCGTTCGTGAAACTGTCGATCGAAGAAGTGGTGAAAACCCTGGTCGAAGCGGTCATCCTGGTCTTCCTGGTGATGTATCTGTTCCTGCAGAACTTCCGCGCCACCCTGATCCCGACCATGGCCGTGCCGGTCGTGCTGCTCGGTACCTTCGGCATCCTGAATGCGTTCGGCTATTCGATCAACACGCTCACCATGTTCGCCATGGTGCTGGCCATCGGTCTGCTGGTCGATGATGCCATCGTGGTGGTGGAAAACGTCGAGCGCGTGATGAGCGAAGAGGGCTTGTCGCCGCTGGAAGCGACGCGCAAGTCCATGACGCAGATCACGGGCGCGCTGGTCGGTATCGCCATGGTGCTGTCGGCCGTGTTCGTGCCGATGGCCTTCTTCGGCGGTTCGACGGGCGTGATTTACCGCCAGTTCTCGATCACCATCGTCTCGTCGATGGTGCTGTCGGTCATCGTCGCGCTGGTGTTTACGCCTGCCTTGTGCGCCACCTTGCTCAAACCGGTCGAAAAAGGCCATCACGCGACGAACAAGGGTTTCTTCGGCTGGTTCAACCGCAGCTTCGACAGCAGCAGCAACAAATACCAGGGTATGGTCGGCAGCATGATCCGCCACCGCGCCCGTTCGATGCTGCTGTACGTGCTGTTGCTGGCCGGCCTGGTGTTCGTCTTCATGCGCCTGCCGACCTCCTTCCTGCCGGAAGAAGACCAGGGCATCCTGTTTACGCAGATTCAATTGCCGACGGGCGCCACGCAAGAGCGCACCCTGAAAGTGATCGAACAGGTCGAAGACCACTTCATGAACAGCGAGAAAGACAACGTCGCTTCCGTGTTTGCCGTCGCCGGTTTCAGCTTCGGCGGTAACGGCCAGAATACGGGTATCGCCTTCGTGCGCCTGAAAGACTGGTCGCTGCGCAAGGATGTGGCGCAAAAAGCGCCGGCAGTTGCCGGTCGCGCCATGGGCAAGTTGTTGCAGATCAAGGATGCGATGGTGTTTACGTTTGCTCCGCCTGCCGTGCTGGAACTGGGTAACGCCACCGGTTTCGACATGCAGCTGCAGGATATCGGCGGTGTCGGCCATGACGCCCTGATGGCGGCGCGTAACCAGTTGCTGGGCATGGCGTCGCAGAATCCGGCCATGGTCGGCGTGCGCCCGAACGGCCAGGAAGATACGCCGCAGTACAAGATCGACATCGACCAGCAAAAAGCTACGGCGCTGGGCTTGCAGATCTCGGAAATCAACCGCGTGCTGAGCGTCGGCTGGGGTAGTTCGTATGTGAACGACTTCCTCGACCGTGGCCGTGTGAAGAAAGTGTTCATCCAGGGCGACGCCAGTTCGCGCATGCTGCCGGAAGACTTGAACAAGTGGTTCGTGCGCAATACCGCTGGCCAGATGGTGCCGTTCTCGGCCTTCGCCACCGGCAAGTGGATTTACGCGTCGCCACGCCTGGAGCGCTACAACGGCTTGCCGTCGGTAGAGATCCTCGGTACGCCGGCGCCGGGCCAGAGCACGGGCGCCGCCATGAACGCGATGGAAGCGATGGTGGCGCAGTTGCCGCCTGGCATAGGCTTCAGCTGGACCGGCGTATCGCTGGAAGAGCGCGAATCCGGTTCGCAGACGCCGCAGCTGTATGCGCTGTCGCTGCTGATCGTGTTCCTGTGCCTGGCTGCGCTGTATGAAAGCTGGTCGATTCCGTTCTCCGTGCTGCTGGTGGTACCGCTGGGCGTGATCGGCGCCGTGCTGGGCACCTGGTTCTTCGGCCTGTCGAACGACGTGTACTTCCAGGTGGGCTTGCTCACGGTGGTGGGGCTGTCGGCGAAGAATGCGATTCTGATCGTCGAGTTTGCCAAGGAAATGCAGGAATCGGGCATGTCGCTGCTGGACGCGACCTTGCATGCCGTGCGTCTGCGTCTGCGTCCGATTCTGATGACCTCGATTGCCTTCGGCCTGGGCGTGTTGCCACTGGCCATTTCCAGCGGCGCCGGTTCCGGCAGCCAGAACGCCATCGGTATCGGCGTGCTGGGCGGTATGTTGACGGCCACCTTCCTCGGTATCTTCTTCGTGCCGGTGTTCTTCGTGCTGGTGCGCGGCTTCTTCTCGAAGCCGGACGCGCCCGCCACGCCGGCGACGCCTGGCTCGCCAGCCGTCACGCTTTCTAAGGATGCGCATTAA
- a CDS encoding hybrid sensor histidine kinase/response regulator, producing the protein MEQRILICAPGGQDATLAARVLASEAIASHACRSAEELAGQLALGAGGVLTVDEALHAGVYAVLDAYARQQPDWSDLPIILLTHAGLDSLPLRQAIATLGNLTLLERPVHILTLITSAHAMLRARQRQYQVRETQRRKDEFLASLGHELRNPLAPIKSSVAVLKHLFPASEQVGKVSDVIERQVTHLTRLVDDLLDVARITSGKVVLQRNDFELQQVLDHVSELCQPAASSRHIRITRDLPPHAVTLHADYARVVQIFANIVSNAVKFTPDGGHIHITARQAQGQVQVVIEDNGIGIEPDAIARIFSMFEQGRTVAGEMTSGLGIGLSLARQFAEMHGGSIEACSDGPGRGSRFIVTLPASASGAPAAMPASRNDAPVSAGQPLQVLVVDDNRDAADSLQSLFQLEGYAAKVAYGGAQALAAIDIALPQLIVMDLGMPDMDGYEAARQIRQRAHGRDVLLIALTGWGQGEARARTEQAGFDHHLTKPVDVDAIAALLRAHLAQRAGAVTQAQ; encoded by the coding sequence ATGGAGCAGCGCATCCTGATCTGCGCGCCTGGCGGCCAGGACGCCACCCTGGCCGCCAGGGTACTCGCCAGCGAGGCCATCGCCAGCCATGCCTGCCGCTCCGCGGAAGAACTGGCCGGGCAGCTGGCGCTGGGCGCCGGCGGGGTGCTGACGGTGGACGAGGCGCTGCATGCGGGCGTCTACGCCGTGCTCGACGCCTATGCCCGGCAGCAGCCGGACTGGTCCGACTTGCCCATCATTCTGCTGACGCACGCGGGGCTCGATTCCCTGCCCTTGCGGCAAGCCATTGCCACCCTGGGCAATCTGACCCTGCTGGAACGCCCCGTGCACATCCTGACCCTGATCACGTCGGCGCACGCCATGCTGCGCGCGCGCCAGCGCCAGTACCAGGTGCGCGAAACGCAGCGGCGCAAGGATGAATTCCTTGCCAGCCTCGGGCATGAACTGCGCAACCCGCTGGCGCCCATCAAGTCCTCCGTGGCCGTGCTCAAGCACCTGTTCCCCGCATCGGAACAGGTCGGCAAGGTAAGCGACGTGATCGAACGCCAGGTGACGCACCTGACGCGGCTGGTGGATGACTTGCTCGACGTGGCGCGCATCACCAGCGGCAAGGTAGTGCTGCAGCGCAATGATTTTGAGCTACAGCAAGTGCTCGACCATGTGAGCGAACTGTGCCAGCCAGCGGCCAGCAGCCGGCACATCCGCATCACCCGCGACCTGCCGCCGCATGCCGTGACCTTGCACGCCGACTACGCCAGGGTGGTGCAAATCTTTGCCAACATCGTCTCGAATGCCGTGAAGTTCACGCCGGATGGCGGCCACATCCACATTACGGCACGCCAGGCACAGGGCCAGGTGCAGGTGGTCATCGAAGACAATGGCATCGGCATCGAGCCGGACGCCATCGCGCGCATCTTTTCCATGTTCGAACAGGGACGCACGGTGGCGGGCGAAATGACCAGCGGCCTGGGCATTGGCCTCAGCCTGGCGCGCCAATTTGCCGAAATGCATGGCGGCAGCATCGAGGCTTGCAGCGACGGCCCCGGGCGGGGCAGCCGCTTCATCGTCACCTTGCCGGCCAGCGCCAGCGGCGCCCCTGCCGCCATGCCGGCCTCCAGGAACGACGCGCCCGTGAGCGCGGGCCAGCCCTTACAAGTGCTGGTGGTGGACGACAACCGCGACGCGGCCGATTCACTGCAAAGCCTGTTTCAGCTCGAGGGCTATGCGGCCAAGGTCGCGTATGGCGGCGCGCAGGCGCTGGCGGCCATTGATATTGCCTTGCCACAACTAATCGTGATGGACCTGGGCATGCCGGACATGGATGGCTACGAAGCGGCGCGCCAGATCCGCCAGCGCGCGCACGGGCGCGACGTGCTGCTGATCGCCCTGACGGGCTGGGGCCAGGGCGAAGCGCGCGCACGCACGGAGCAAGCCGGTTTCGACCACCACCTGACGAAGCCGGTGGATGTCGACGCCATCGCCGCCCTGCTGCGCGCGCACCTGGCACAGCGTGCCGGCGCAGTTACGCAAGCGCAATGA